The genomic segment ACCTCTTGATAAAAGTGCCTGGATATAAGCATGGCCGGGTACATCATGATTAAACCTGAGATTAGCAATTTTTTTCAAGCCGCCTTTAATCTGTTTTATCTTTTTTTTCAGTTCTCCTGTTTCCTCCATAGGTGTCCATTGAAAAGGAGTAACAGGTTTTGGTACAAAGGAATTAAGACTCACTGTTATTTCCCCTATCTTTCCTTTTTTCCTGCTGGACTCTAAAAAGCTGTTTTTGATTTTTTTACATAAATCAATAATTTCTAAAATATCATCAGGGGTTTCTGTGGGCAGACCAATCATAAAATAAAGCTTGATATTGGGAATATTGCTGGCAACCAGGGATTCTGCTGCTTCCAGGATTTCCTGTTCTGTTATACCCTTGTTAATCACCTTTCTCATTCTTTCAGAACCTGCATCAGGGGCAATAGTTGCTGTTTTGACTTTAGTCTTTTTCAATGTTTCCAATAATTCAGGCCCCAGGGCATCTGCTCTTAAAGAACTGAAAGACATTCTAAGGTTTTGGTTATTAAAATCTGAGCAAAGTTCGTTAATTCCCGGGAGATCAGAAACTGCTGCACCAACAAGTCCTATGCGGTCGGTTATAGTACTGCCTGTTTTTATACATTCCTTTAAAAGTCCAAGGGGTCTGAACCTTGGGGGTCTGTATATAAAACCTGCACTGCAAAAACGGCATCCATGGGCACAGCCCCTGCCCACTTCAATAAGGCAGGTCTGGCTGAATGTTGTATCAGGGGTGAGAATTCCTGAACATGTGCCAGCATGGGAAAGGTCTTTTATAAACAATCTATCAACCTTTTCAGGAACATTATGTAAAGGAAGATATTTTTTAATTGTTTGATCCAGATTATATATAACCTGGTAAAACTCAGGAACATAAACACCTGGAATTGAACGTGCCATTGATTTAAGCATCTGCTTTCGATCTTTTCCAGGATTAAAATGATTTATAAAGGTTTTAAGTACTGGTTCAGACTCTCCTAAAATAAAGCAGTCTATGAATTCTGCAACAGGCTCAGGATTTATAAAACAGGCAGCTCCTCCGGCTATTACCAGGGGATGATTATTATTTCTGTCTGAGGATTTACAGGGAATTTGAGCTGTATCAAAAATTTTCAGTATATTTAGATAATCACTTTCAAAGGAAATTGAAAACGCAATAATATCAAAATCTGAAATCAGGTGCCTGGATTCTATTGTTATTATCTTATTGCTGTTTTTATCATCTGGTAAAAATGCACGTTCACAAACAACATGATCTAAATCATTAAACTGAAGGTAAACAGCCTGAAATCCAAGGTTGGACATTCCCAGATAATAGGTATTAGGATAAACCAGGGCTATTTTTAAACGGCCAGCCCAGTTTTTATGTATTGCCCCTGTTTCATCAGGAAATCTTTCATTTTTGTATTTAGCTCTGGTCTTAACCACTTTTCTTTACTTTATAAACATAAAAAGCCAGGTATAACCTGGCTTTTTTGTATTTGTATCAAGGCGTAAACTAGTCTGCTTTTCTTCTTAAAAATGTTGGAATATCAAGATCTTCATTATCTATATTTTTATCATCATATCCTGGTGAATAATCATTGTCCCTGCTGTCATCCCTTGTATTTGTTTTTCTTAAAAAAGCAGGTTCTTCATAATCCACTACATTTCTGGCAGGTTTATGTGTAATATCTTTCATAGGCTGACGGGGAGGCTGCCTGCTTTCATTTCTCATGGGTCTTGTACTCTGCATGGGCCTGCCCTGCCTGTAATTTACAGAACGTCTTTCTGGAACAGCACGATCCTTGCTGCCTATGCCTGTTGCAATCACAGTTACACGCATTTCATCGCCAAGGCTTTCATCAACAACAGTTCCCCAGATAATCTCAGCATCCTCTCCAACTTCACTGTATATTCTTTCAGAAGCTTCTGTCATCTCTTCCATAGTCAAATCACTGGTACTGGTAATATTCATCAATACCCCCCTTGCTCCTGCAATGGACAGGTCTTCAAGAAGCGGATGGGATATTGCTCTTTCAGCAGCTTCTATAGCCCGGTTTTCTCCGCTGGCAACACCAATACCCATAATAGCCAGTCCAGCTTTTTCCATAGTGGTTTTAACATCAGCAAAATCCAGGTTGACCAGTCCAGGCATAAGGATAAGATCTGTAATGCCTTTAACCGAGTGAAGCAGTACCTCGTCAGCTTTTCTGAACATGTCAACCATAGTGGCATTTTTTGAAGCCAGTCCTCTCAGGCGGTCGTTGGGTATGGTAATTACTGTGTCTGCAACCTCTTTAATCATTTCAAGCCCTTCTTCTGCCTGCATAAATCGTTTTCTGCCTTCAAAAGAAAAAGGTTTGGATACAACTGCCACAGTTAATGCACCAAGTTCCTTGCATATCTCGGCTATAACAGGTGCTGCCCCTGTACCTGTTCCGCCTCCAAATCCAGCAGTTATAAAAACCATATGGCTGTCTTTAAGTGCATTGCGGATAGCTTCGGCATTTTCAAGGGCTGCTTCACGTCCAATCTGGGGATTTGCTCCAGCTCCCAGACCTTCTGTAAGTTTATCTCCAATTTGAATTTTCAAAGGTGCCCTGGAAATTTCAAGAGCCTGAATATCGGTATTGGCTACAATAAAGTTAACTCCACGGAGATTGGAATCGATCATGTTGTTGATCGCGTTACCTCCCGCCCCCCCAACACCAATAACTTTTATTTTTGCTGATTTTTCATTATTCTCAACATAAGTGAACATCGGTTCCCACCTCCTGGAAATTTATAAACATTATATTCTATATGTACCTGATTATTTTATAATAGTCAAATTATATCTTTAAACCATTTTTTCATTCTTGCCATAACACGGTTGAAAATATTGGCATCCCGAATTCTGAATTTTTTTTCTGCAGTATGGTTACGCGCTCCAAATAAAACAAGTCCAACACCTGTAGCATACATGGGATTATTAACCACATCCACAAGCCCTCCGATACGCTGGGGTTTACCCATTCGGGTAGGCAGTTGAAAGATTGATTCTGCAATATCTGTAACACCGTCCAAAAGTGATGAACCGCCTGTAAGAACTATGCCCGAGTTAATAAAATGCCCCATTCCTGCCCTGTGGATTTCTCGTCTGATAAGGGAAAAAATCTCTTCAGTTCTTGGTTCAAGAATCTCGGCCAGTACCTGGCGGGAAAGTTTGCGAGATTTCCGGCCTCCCATACCTGGAACATCAATAAAGTCATCAGCACTGACACTGCTTGACAGGCAGGTGCCGTATTTTTTTTTAATTTTCTCGGCTTCTGCTAGAGGCGCTCTCAAGCCTATGGCAATATCATTGGTCAGGTTGTTTCCTCCCAGGGCAAGGACAAAGGTATGTTTAATATTTTTGCCTGAAAAAATTGCCATGTCTGTTGTACCTCCCCCCAAATCCAGCAGTGCTGTGCCAAGCTCCTTTTCATCATCAGATAAAACAGCTTCACTTGAAGCAAGTGATTCAAGGACAATATCACATACGTCAAGCCCTGCTTTATTGGCACATTTAACAATATTATGGGCAGAGGTTACAGCTCCTGTAACTATATGAATCTTGGCTTCAAGCCTGACAGCAGACATACCCACAGGGTTAAGGATTCCAGTCTGATCATCTACAATAAATTCCTGAGGAAGTACATGAATAACCTCTCTGTCCATAGGAATGGCAACTGCCCGTGCAGCATCAACCACCCGGTCAACATCGTGCTGGGTAATTTCCGTAGATCCTTTTATGGCAATTATTCCCCGGCTGTTAAATCCTGTTATATGTCCGCCTGCAATACCGGCATATACTGATGTAATCTCACATCCTGCCATTAATTCAGCATCTTCAACTGCTTTTTTAATAGATTCTACTGTTGACTCAATATTAACTACAACCCCTTTTCTCAATCCAATTGAAGGGTGGGTACCAATTCCAATGATATTTATATCATTCCCAGATAGTTCACCAACTACAGCACAGATTTTGGTAGTTCCAATATCCAGTCCAACTACGATATCTTCCTGTCCCTGCACCTCAAACCTCCTTATTATCCCCGGCAAGCGATTCAGTTCTGATAGGATTAACAACAACCCGATCCAGATTAGTCATATCTATGGAATCAAGCTTCAAAAAATCTTCCTGTTTTTCAAAATAAACAAGCAGATTTTTAAACCGTTTATATTTTTCAACATAATTATCATATCCAAGCCTGATTCTATTTGCCCTGATCTGGCTGTTATCCGGCATTATATAAAGTGTAACCCCTATTTCCCTGTCAACAGAGATTGATTTTATCACATTATTAGGAATAACAGACTCAAACTGCTGTCCAAATTGTAACACATTTATGACAGCTTTAAAAGGAATAGAATCAAATTCATTTGATTCACCAATATCTGAATATTTTAAACCCAGAACAACAGGCAGGTTATCTGGATCAGATTCACTATGTTTTTTATATATTTTTCCCAATCTGCTGATTATAAATTTCTGTCCCAGGTCAAGTACTGCAACAGGCTCATGTTCTTTAACATAAATACGAATTTCCGAAGGAAATAAGCGCTTTAACTGTACTTCTGCAATCCAGGGAATTGCTAAAAGTCTTTTCCTTGCCATATAAAGATTAACAGATAAGATATTTATACCTTCGTATATTCCAGCACATTTTCTAATTGTCTGCTCAGATATTCTTGCCACACCTTTAACCGGGATTTTTTTAACACTCAAATATTCCCATTTAGTTAAAAAAATATATAAAAATATACAAATTAAACTGATAATTAAAGCAAAAACAAGTTCAGATGGGAAATAATTTCCTTTTGCAGAAAGAAAAATTTTCTTTTCCTGATTTTTAGCAGGTATTTTTCTTATATAATTTTTTCGTATAAGATAATTACTCAAGAATCCTGACCTCTGATTTCAGTATTACTCCAAACATATCAGCTACTTTTTGTTTTACAGTTTCAGCAAGTTCCAGTATATCTGAACATGAAGCATTATTACGGTTAATTATAAAATTAGCATGTTTGGGCGATATCTGGGCACCCCCTGCTGTCTTTCCTTTTAATCCGGCAAGATCAATAAGTTTTCCAGCAGGTTCTCCTGATAAAGGATTTTTAAAAAAACATCCTGCACTTGGAAACTCTAAAGGCTGTTTTTCCTTTCTCCGGCTTAAAATTTTCCAGGCTTCCTGTTCCAGTTCTTTAAGTGATTTGGAACTTATGCAAAGCCTGAAAATTCCTTGAAGAATTACAGGAAATTTTCCATATTTTTCCTTGTATCCTGAATCCCATAATAATTTTCTATATTTAAAGCAAAGGTTTTTTGCAGAAATAGTCTTAATTTTTCCATCAGCCATCATAAAGGTTACAGAATCAAGTACATCTGATATTGCTCCCATATCATTGCCTGCATTCATAACAATACCGCCTCCCACTGTCCCGGGAATACCAAGTACTGGATTCATGCCTTTAAGCCTGTTGGCAGCAGCCAGTCTGCATAAGTTCTTAATTCTGAACCCAGCCATACATTTTACCAGAGCAGAATCATCTTTTTTCCAATCAATCTCATTTCCTGTAAAAAAGCCTTTTAACACAATAACAATACCTTTAACTCCCTGGTCTTTAACCAGCAGGTTAGTACCATCTCCAATAATATGCCAGGGAAGATTTCTTTCATATGCTCCTTTTACAAGAACTGCAAGATCTTCAATGTTTTGAACCTTTACATAAGCCTCCGCAGGACCGCCAACCCTGAAAGACGTGTGTTTTGACATAGGTTCATCAAATCTTACCATATCTCCCAGAAAATCTTTTAACCATTTTTTTGTATCTGGATCCAAAGCACATTCTATCAAAAGCCGCCCCTGGTTTTTAAGGCTTCAAGAACATTTTCACCCATCTGCCATACATTTCCTGCTCCAAGGGTCAAAAGAATATCTCCAGGCTTCAGGATTTCCTTGATATGGGAAATAGCTGTTGCAGAGTCTTCCATATATATAACCTCCTTATGTCCGTACATGCGTATGCCCTCATATAAGGCATGGGCACTGATCCCTTCAATCTCTTTTTCTCCTGCTGAATAAATAGGGAGAACCACAAGAAGGTCTGACTGATAAAAAGAACGGGTAAACTCATTAAAAAGAGCCTGAGTCCTGGTATATCTATGGGGCTGAAAAACTACTACTATCCTTTTGTCAGGCCAACTGTCTTTTGCTGCCTGGAGGGTAGTCTTGATTTCAGTAGGATGATGACCGTAATCATCAACAATTGTAATACCATCCACCTCTCCCTTGATTTCAAGACGGCGCTGAACCCCCTGAATACTTTCAAGGGCACTTTTTATAACATCAAAAGAAATATCAAGCTCAATGCCTACTGCAATGCTGGCTGTGGCATTTAATACATTGTGAATGCCTGGAAGATTAAGAAGAATCTCTCCCATTTCTTTTCCCAGATGATAAACAGAAAAACTGGTTTTTAATCCCCGGGTTTTTATATTCCTGGCCTGGAAATCTGCCTGGGTACTCATTCCATATGTAGTAAATCGTTTTCTGATCTTTGGAATCAAATCCTGTACAGATTCATTGTCAAGGCATAATACAGCTATGCCGTAAAAAGGAATTCTATCTATGAAATTAAGAAAAACTTCTTTTATATCATCAATATCTTTATAAAAATCAAGATGCTCACGATCAATATTTGTTACCACTGCAATTGTAGGAGACATTTTTAAAAAAGAGCCGTCACTTTCATCTGCTTCAGCTACTATAAAATCACCCTTTCCAAGCAAAGCATTAACACCAATACTTTTAAGCTTGCCTCCAATTACTACTGTGGGATCAAGTCCTCCTTTTTCAAGAACTGCTGAAATAATGGATGTGGTTGTAGTCTTTCCGTGGGCTCCGGCTACTGCCACACTGTATTTAAGACGCATCAGTTCAGCAAGCATCTCAGCCCTTGGAATTACAGGCACAGACATCTTGATTGCACCAAGTACTTCAGGATTGTCAGAGCCTATGGCTGAAGATGTTACAACCACATCAGCCCCTTTTATCTGGGTCTCCAAATGACCTTGATATATAATACCTCCAAGACTCTCAAGGCGTTCTGTAATATCTGACATTTGTTTATCAGAACCAGATACCTTATATCCCAGGTTCAAAAGAAGTTCGGCAATCCCGCTCATGCCGATTCCGCCTATGCCTACAAAGTGTATATGATATTTTTTTAAATACATTTCTTTCAGTTATCAGTTAGCAGTTAGTAAATCATGGCAGTCTTTTATTATTGCCTGGGCTGCATCTGGTCTGCCCTGTTTTTTTGCGTTATATGACATTTTGTTTAATGCTCCAGGGTTTGCCATGTAGTAATTTATTTTTTCAGCAAGCTTTTCAGGGCTGAGTTGTTTTTCATTAATCATATCTGCTGCACCTGCTTTTTTAAGGCTTTGTGCGTTTAAGGTCTGATGATCGTCAGCAGCAAAAGGAAAAGGTATAAAAACAGCTGGTTTCCCTATACCTGTTATTTCAGCAATAGTTGTTGCACCTGACCTGCAGATTAACAAATCAGCCTGATTGTATAATAATGCCATATTGTTAAAAAATGATTTAACATTACATAAAATATTTTGTTTTTCATATGTATTTTTCACAATTTCCCAGTCCCTTTCCCCGGTCTGGTGAATAAAATGAATTTTATCAATATTTTCTATATA from the Desulfonema limicola genome contains:
- a CDS encoding TIGR03960 family B12-binding radical SAM protein codes for the protein MVKTRAKYKNERFPDETGAIHKNWAGRLKIALVYPNTYYLGMSNLGFQAVYLQFNDLDHVVCERAFLPDDKNSNKIITIESRHLISDFDIIAFSISFESDYLNILKIFDTAQIPCKSSDRNNNHPLVIAGGAACFINPEPVAEFIDCFILGESEPVLKTFINHFNPGKDRKQMLKSMARSIPGVYVPEFYQVIYNLDQTIKKYLPLHNVPEKVDRLFIKDLSHAGTCSGILTPDTTFSQTCLIEVGRGCAHGCRFCSAGFIYRPPRFRPLGLLKECIKTGSTITDRIGLVGAAVSDLPGINELCSDFNNQNLRMSFSSLRADALGPELLETLKKTKVKTATIAPDAGSERMRKVINKGITEQEILEAAESLVASNIPNIKLYFMIGLPTETPDDILEIIDLCKKIKNSFLESSRKKGKIGEITVSLNSFVPKPVTPFQWTPMEETGELKKKIKQIKGGLKKIANLRFNHDVPGHAYIQALLSRGDRKVSQILSMAHKNKGNWAKTLKESPINPDFYISRERGSDEVFPWDFINHRIDKSFLRNEYEKALQNRTSKPCPMNESCTLCGVCCKI
- the ftsZ gene encoding cell division protein FtsZ translates to MFTYVENNEKSAKIKVIGVGGAGGNAINNMIDSNLRGVNFIVANTDIQALEISRAPLKIQIGDKLTEGLGAGANPQIGREAALENAEAIRNALKDSHMVFITAGFGGGTGTGAAPVIAEICKELGALTVAVVSKPFSFEGRKRFMQAEEGLEMIKEVADTVITIPNDRLRGLASKNATMVDMFRKADEVLLHSVKGITDLILMPGLVNLDFADVKTTMEKAGLAIMGIGVASGENRAIEAAERAISHPLLEDLSIAGARGVLMNITSTSDLTMEEMTEASERIYSEVGEDAEIIWGTVVDESLGDEMRVTVIATGIGSKDRAVPERRSVNYRQGRPMQSTRPMRNESRQPPRQPMKDITHKPARNVVDYEEPAFLRKTNTRDDSRDNDYSPGYDDKNIDNEDLDIPTFLRRKAD
- the ftsA gene encoding cell division protein FtsA, which encodes MQGQEDIVVGLDIGTTKICAVVGELSGNDINIIGIGTHPSIGLRKGVVVNIESTVESIKKAVEDAELMAGCEITSVYAGIAGGHITGFNSRGIIAIKGSTEITQHDVDRVVDAARAVAIPMDREVIHVLPQEFIVDDQTGILNPVGMSAVRLEAKIHIVTGAVTSAHNIVKCANKAGLDVCDIVLESLASSEAVLSDDEKELGTALLDLGGGTTDMAIFSGKNIKHTFVLALGGNNLTNDIAIGLRAPLAEAEKIKKKYGTCLSSSVSADDFIDVPGMGGRKSRKLSRQVLAEILEPRTEEIFSLIRREIHRAGMGHFINSGIVLTGGSSLLDGVTDIAESIFQLPTRMGKPQRIGGLVDVVNNPMYATGVGLVLFGARNHTAEKKFRIRDANIFNRVMARMKKWFKDII
- a CDS encoding cell division protein FtsQ/DivIB — protein: MSVKKIPVKGVARISEQTIRKCAGIYEGINILSVNLYMARKRLLAIPWIAEVQLKRLFPSEIRIYVKEHEPVAVLDLGQKFIISRLGKIYKKHSESDPDNLPVVLGLKYSDIGESNEFDSIPFKAVINVLQFGQQFESVIPNNVIKSISVDREIGVTLYIMPDNSQIRANRIRLGYDNYVEKYKRFKNLLVYFEKQEDFLKLDSIDMTNLDRVVVNPIRTESLAGDNKEV
- the murB gene encoding UDP-N-acetylmuramate dehydrogenase encodes the protein MIECALDPDTKKWLKDFLGDMVRFDEPMSKHTSFRVGGPAEAYVKVQNIEDLAVLVKGAYERNLPWHIIGDGTNLLVKDQGVKGIVIVLKGFFTGNEIDWKKDDSALVKCMAGFRIKNLCRLAAANRLKGMNPVLGIPGTVGGGIVMNAGNDMGAISDVLDSVTFMMADGKIKTISAKNLCFKYRKLLWDSGYKEKYGKFPVILQGIFRLCISSKSLKELEQEAWKILSRRKEKQPLEFPSAGCFFKNPLSGEPAGKLIDLAGLKGKTAGGAQISPKHANFIINRNNASCSDILELAETVKQKVADMFGVILKSEVRILE
- the murC gene encoding UDP-N-acetylmuramate--L-alanine ligase translates to MYLKKYHIHFVGIGGIGMSGIAELLLNLGYKVSGSDKQMSDITERLESLGGIIYQGHLETQIKGADVVVTSSAIGSDNPEVLGAIKMSVPVIPRAEMLAELMRLKYSVAVAGAHGKTTTTSIISAVLEKGGLDPTVVIGGKLKSIGVNALLGKGDFIVAEADESDGSFLKMSPTIAVVTNIDREHLDFYKDIDDIKEVFLNFIDRIPFYGIAVLCLDNESVQDLIPKIRKRFTTYGMSTQADFQARNIKTRGLKTSFSVYHLGKEMGEILLNLPGIHNVLNATASIAVGIELDISFDVIKSALESIQGVQRRLEIKGEVDGITIVDDYGHHPTEIKTTLQAAKDSWPDKRIVVVFQPHRYTRTQALFNEFTRSFYQSDLLVVLPIYSAGEKEIEGISAHALYEGIRMYGHKEVIYMEDSATAISHIKEILKPGDILLTLGAGNVWQMGENVLEALKTRGGF